One part of the Nymphalis io chromosome 22, ilAglIoxx1.1, whole genome shotgun sequence genome encodes these proteins:
- the LOC126777105 gene encoding uncharacterized protein LOC126777105 has translation MILKLDVCFLTFLYIINTSHGLFSVRENNLDGYSSTLDRNEITIKDIKKITNNINSEVYYSMQNIETPGRFFKKILIKRIIPHGMKPSGIEYDHKFKTFYKPLIRIHKRKQDKHIKDMNEYEIASIIAKTPRKDLKLKETKNYDIDSEMLKPFKLSKTELTGNEFEVIKNLKNIIKSIESRTQRIKAYDKVIKLLRNMLRSPQFEKSGEMNDPFAPGKKVLPVDREAVTQKNKIWAPHYPPWNYWTYKKTLHQDVCPETQVKLGNICIWTPPH, from the exons atgattttaaaattagacgtatgctttttaacatttttatatataatcaatacatCACACGGATTATTTAGTGTAAGAGAAAACAATTTAGATGGATATTCATCAACACTTGATAGAAATGAAATAACAATcaaagacattaaaaaaataacaaataatataaacagtgAAGTATATTATTCCATGCAAAATATTGAAACGCCTGggcgattttttaaaaagatattaataaaaagaattattcCACATGGCATGAAACCATCTGGGATCGAGTAtgatcataaatttaaaacattttacaagcCATTAATAAGGATACATAAACGAAAGCaagacaaacatataaaagataTGAACGAATATGAAATTGCTTCCATCATAGCAAAAACTCCTAGAAAAGATCTCAAGCTAAAGGAAACCAAAAATTATGATATAGACAGTGAAATGCTGAAACCATTTAAGCTATCAAAAACTGAACTTACAGGCAACGAATTTgaagttataaaaaatcttaagaatattataaagagcATTGAATCTAGAACGCAGAGAATCAAAGCGTATGATAAAGTTATTAAGCTACTTAGAAATATGTTAAGAAGTCCACAGTTTGAAAAGTCAGGTGAAATGAATGATCCCTTTGCGCCAGGTAAAAAAGTTTTGCCTGTGGATCGAGAAGCGGTTACGCAGAAAAACAAAATTTGGGCACCGCACTATCCACCATGGAATTATTGGACT tataaAAAGACCCTACACCAAGACGTCTGTCCTGAAACCCAAGTGAAACTCGGAAATATATGCATATGGACTCCGCCACACTAA